The sequence TTGCTGATCATGGTATTTCTATCAAGTCTTGCTGGAAGCAATGACCTCTGAAAGTTTTGAGTCATCTTTAATTTTGTAGTCAGGATGGCAAAGTTAGATGTCAACTGCCGCAAGACTACCAGGGTTCTCCCTAGGATTTTTTCATAgagtagcggctaatttgcataatatttgcataattagtttttcaaatatttgcataaaatttgcatatagttcgtgttcaccaaaaattgacaaaacagggTACTTATGGAGTAGAGCCCCTCGActgactttttttcaaaatttagtacATCCTTACTAAGTTGCATAACTCCCAtcagctacctccatgctccaaTAAAGAAAGGGTAGCAGAGTAAAATATACCGTTACAGTTGGTAAAACtgctcagatcaaagaaactattaaaagatgtaaaacaatgaggCATAGAAGTTCCCGTGACAGCATCGCAAGGAAAATGCTACGTTTTTTCAGTACGTTTATCAGGGTTCTCTGATCCTGCGCACCCCGGTACCAAAATAGAAGAGTCCCACTCTGATGtcacatccgccattgtttacagtattttcactcacgCACGCGATGTGGGTTTTCATTCTCTTcatatgcattttcatttgtttaaagcAATTAACACtccatctgttaagagtttttacctctgactataacaattttcattgctatgtggctgttttcacaagatactgaccgtttgatcttggaaagttgagttgcttgtaCGTGTAGCCAACCcatgccggtgcggtgacagacagttcactatgctaggctatgctgttgatcggcagcatacatgatCAGATCATGGAGGTATAGACCCTTTTCATAAAGAGGGCGTCCTTTAATTATGACGTCATTTACCGAACGAAAGCGTAATGAAAGCGAGGTCAGTAGGTCCTGTCAGCTGGAGAAGGTAAACAAAGCGCACGAAGTTACCAACTATTGACGGTGTTACAGCAGAACTACCTgagaaatttcagaaatttgtgTAGAAAGGTAAGGTATTCAACATTTCTCTACCATAGCATTCCAAGATAGGTCTGTCATGCTGGTTTAACCGCACTTTTGCCACTGTGTGCAGAAAATGTTTGTCATTTCTCTCGCGACCGGTCGCGAGACGTTGTCGTCTGCAGCTGAAATGGTTGACGTTGTACCACTGTCGGAGCTCGTGAATGCATGCGTTGGATCACGACATATCAGGTTGACAACAACATGTGAGCACGCTTATAGAAAGTGAAACACCATAAATATTTCTAGTGTAATTAAATCCCCTGTATACCCGGTTTTGTAAACTTAAATCGGATAAATCTGAACATCGTTGAGGCATCGTTGATGGTGGTGCCTCGATCATCCTCACAGTCAATGGTTGAGGACACGAAAGTACGGAATTAAACTGTACAATAAGTTGCTGACTTTCTCGACTGCAGTTCTTGATACATTTGAAGAGATGGATTTGTTCATACTACGTAAATCAGGTAAATACAGACTCAGGCCTAACAATGACATGAATATGCTGTTAGAAACAGCCGGGATTAAGCCACACTGTCACGTTTATGTTCATTTATGCTCAGATCATTTTGACGTTGTTTCTTGATGTCCATCAAGCgacagtggatagagggactgtggtggtATGTAATCGCTGTGAAAACATGCTAACtcggaatttttttccacagGGAGGTTTGAAACATGCCCCTTAATTGCTGTGTTCCTGGTTGTACTGGTAAGGGTTACCGGAGAGTGTCTGGTCACAAGGTATCTTTCTTTAATTTCCCACGCGATACAGACCTCGTGAAGAAATGGCGTCATGCAATAAGGCGAGATCCCAATGCAGCTGTTTCAAGTACCAAGGTCTGTTCCCTGCATTTCAAGGAAGATGACTTCCGATACACACTAACAAGAAAGAGACTCTTGTGTAACAGTGCGGTGCCATCACAATTTGCGTGGACCAATCTGATTCAGAATAGGAAAACGCCTGTAGAATGGAGAGCTGAATCCACAAACTCAACTGTTAAAGACACAGTGACAACAAAAACAGTCCTAGGGGAGTGTCAAAATACCTGTGACACAGTAAATGCTGAGGAACTGATCATGCAACATAAACTGAACATAGATAAGTTGAAACAAGATAATCTACAGAAAGACATAGACATAGAAAAATTGAAGAGTGAAATTGAAATTCTCAAAGACAGTTATGAAAAGGAATTAATGAAGGTCAGAAATGAAATAACTGaactaaaaaatgaaataatagcTGTGGATGAAAAGCACTGTCAGATTGCTTTTAGTGTACACAGATTTTTAGATTCCGACAATGATATAGCTTTCTATACTGGTTTTCCTGATACCAAGACTTTCCTagatgtttttgaatttttagatACAGGAGAAAATGGAGAGAATGTCAGATACTGGAATACTGGAAATGAGAAATGTAACATGGATAATTCAGGTACCAGGAATAATTTCCACAGAAATAAGTTAGGTCGACCAAGGTCTCTGGAACctcttgatgaattttttttaatactttGCAGATTACGGCAAGGTTTTCCTGAACATCATTTGGCCAACCTGTTTAATATTTCATCGTCAACAGTAAGCAGAATCGTTGTAACTTGGGTAAACTATATGTATTTGAAACTAGGCAGTCTTGACATATGGCCTTCAAGAGATGTTATCTCAGCAACAATGCCACTctcaatgaaagaaaaatatccaTCAACCAGGGTTATAATTGATTGCACTGAAATAAATGTGAGGTTCCATCATCTCTTATTTTACATAATGAATTGTTTTCACATTACAAAAATCACGTGACCATGAAAGGATTAATAGGAATTTCTCCATCGGGTGGTATCACATTTGTGAGCCAGTTATATACGGGTTCAATAAGCGACCGTGAAATGGTGAAAAGAAGCGGTTTTCTGGATATGTATTTTGATGTTGGAGACTCTGTGATGGCAGACAAGGGATTCACCATATCAGACCTTCTAAAGCCTAAAGGTGTTTCTTTAAACACTCCCCCATTTCTTGAGAAGAGAAATCAATTTGATGCAGGTGAAGTTGTTAAAACTCAAGAAATAGCTGCAGAACGAATACATGTTGAGAGAgccatcaataaaataaaaaaatttcatatttggGACAAAGTATTCCCTTTGTCTATGTTTGGCAGCATCAACCAAATGTGGACAGTATGTGCACTTCTTTGCAATTTTCACGATCCAATTATAAGTATGTAGAAAGAGAAATGTACACAAGCAGTCTACTCACTTTTCTAGTTCATTGCAAAAAAGTAGTTTTATTAAATGTTCAGTCAAGTGCGTTTCATAAcattatttctttcaaaatatttaacatttgaGAACATAGTGAACTCTgtaaataaatagaaatacatTAATTTTAAACAGAGTTGGCCTATGTAAATGTTATCTTATAGTCACACGTCatcataaatatatgtatatcaacattGATTTTTAAAAGTGGCAAAGCCTTTCAATTATATATTCTGTGAAATTACACATATAAATAGTTAAAAGTGTTTAAAAGACAAAATGTATATTCTGATACTGTAATCATAAAACtggtattttaaatatttatacaaCCTGTGgattatttacaccaagagatCATATATTCTCAGTAAATTATTTACAAAAGAATAACTGAGACTTTAGTTTACAATAATATTTACATGTTTTatcaattatttatttcagcaataaaaatacttttagaATGTAGAATTTTCAGTGCTCTATAATTAAATTTGATCagtcaatataaatataaataaaagctATGGTTCTGatataatattttaataaatgttGAATAAATCTATATTGGATGATGTATTTTCTGTCTTTTGAGTGTATTTTAAAGCAAACTTCACTCTAGTGTAAAAACTTGGCTTAACGTTTTTGTCTCACAAAGATTAGACATACAGGATCTAAGaatatttcaaagtctgacaataTGAAATTGATAATTCACTGTGGTGTTGCATTGTGAGATGCAATAACACAT comes from Ptychodera flava strain L36383 chromosome 8, AS_Pfla_20210202, whole genome shotgun sequence and encodes:
- the LOC139139067 gene encoding uncharacterized protein, with product MPLNCCVPGCTGKGYRRVSGHKVSFFNFPRDTDLVKKWRHAIRRDPNAAVSSTKVCSLHFKEDDFRYTLTRKRLLCNSAVPSQFAWTNLIQNRKTPVEWRAESTNSTVKDTVTTKTVLGECQNTCDTVNAEELIMQHKLNIDKLKQDNLQKDIDIEKLKSEIEILKDSYEKELMKVRNEITELKNEIIAVDEKHCQIAFSVHRFLDSDNDIAFYTGFPDTKTFLDVFEFLDTGENGENVRYWNTGNEKCNMDNSGTRNNFHRNKLGRPRSLEPLDEFFLILCRLRQGFPEHHLANLFNISSSTVSRIVVTWVNYMYLKLGSLDIWPSRDVISATMPLSMKEKYPSTRVIIDCTEINVRFHHLLFYIMNCFHITKIT